GCGGCCGCCGTCGTCGAGGAGGGTGGTGAGGGCGAGGGCCATCGCCTCGTCGGAAAGGGCGGTGTAAACACCGCCCTGAAGCCAGCCCGCACCATTGAGCATGTCAGGCCGTACCTCCATAGAGAGGACGGCCTCGCCCTCGCCGAAAGATACGGCGTCGATACCCATCAGAACAAAAAACGGATTGGCCATCCGTCCTTTTGTCGTGATCTCCTGAAGATATCCCATAGAGTATATTTTGGGCCGTCTCCGGCATAATCTTTCCCGGGTTCTGAAAGAGCCATAAAGGAGAAGGACCCATACCGATTCATGGACTCGGACGAGAAAGAGATGCTCAAAGACCTCATCTGGCTCAACGCCGTGATCGCAACCGAGTTGATCCAGATCACGGAGAACACCTCCCAGATACTCCGGAAGGAAGCGCCCCCCGCCAGTTGCCTGACCGACCACCAGGCCCTCCGCGAGACCGCCCTTGCAATGGCGGAGAAGTACAGGCCCGGCACCGCCCTCCCCGGCCACCTCCGCGGTCACCAGTGATCTCCCCTTTTTTTCCGACCGATAGATGCACCGGCGGGTACGCGCGCCCGCACCGAAGGAATGAAGGCGCGCCAACCGTCTGTCTGCATAGATAGAGTTATTGGGAAAAATCTCCCATTGAGTGGTATGAAACTCATACTCGCCATTGCACCGGATAGATTCCGCGACGAAGAACTCTTCGTCCCGCAGAAGGCATGCGCCGAGGCCGGCGTGGAGACCGTGATCGCCTCGACGAAGACCGGCACATGCGAGGGGATGCTCGGCGGTGCGGCCGAAGCGACGGTGACTTTTGCAGAGGTCGCACCTGAGACGTATGACGGGATCGTCATCGCCGGCGGCATCGGGTCTCAGGACTTTCTCTGGGGCAACAACGATCTTATCGGTCTCGTGCAGGCCTTCGCCGCCGAGGGCAAAGTCGTCGCCGCGATCTGTCTCTCCCCGGTCGTCCTCGCCCGTGCAGGCGTGCTGAAAGGCAAGAAAGCGACCGTCTTCAACAGCCCGAGATCGGCCAGCGAGATGAAGCGGGGCGGCGCGACACTCACGGACGATGCCGTCGTCGTGGACGGGCAGGTCGTCACGGCAAACGGACCCTTTGCCTCGGAGGCCTTCGCCGCCGCGGTCCTCTCCCTCCTCTCCCCCTGAAGACCTCTTTTTCCCTCCCGCACGCCGCATCCGAAAGACGAAAGCGCGTGAAAGACTGTTTCCTGCAG
This window of the Methanofollis ethanolicus genome carries:
- a CDS encoding DJ-1/PfpI/YhbO family deglycase/protease, with product MKLILAIAPDRFRDEELFVPQKACAEAGVETVIASTKTGTCEGMLGGAAEATVTFAEVAPETYDGIVIAGGIGSQDFLWGNNDLIGLVQAFAAEGKVVAAICLSPVVLARAGVLKGKKATVFNSPRSASEMKRGGATLTDDAVVVDGQVVTANGPFASEAFAAAVLSLLSP
- a CDS encoding PaaI family thioesterase; its protein translation is MGYLQEITTKGRMANPFFVLMGIDAVSFGEGEAVLSMEVRPDMLNGAGWLQGGVYTALSDEAMALALTTLLDDGGRIATISETTQYFKGVRDGTVRATGRVVRKGHAVAFAEGELTGADGALLARTTASFAVMGQKS